In the genome of Bosea sp. ANAM02, the window CCTGAACGGGGTGGCGAAGGTCGCGACCGGCTGGAACGCGCGCGCCCAGCTCTATTCCGACCAGACCGGCGGCAAGATCAATGCGCTGCTGCCGCCGGAGGGCTCGGTCTTCCAGATCAACACGATCAACCTCACCGCCGGCTCGAAGAACCGCGCCGCCGCCGCGGCCTTCGTCGCCCATGCGCTGTCGCAGGGGGCACAGAAGGCCTTTACCGAGCGGATGTTCTACGCCCCGACCAACGGCAAGGCGCAGATCGACGACAAGGCGCTGTCACGCACGGCGGCCTCGCCCGAGAACCGTGCGCGCATGATCGGTGTCAATTGGACCGAGATCCTGAAGGTGCGCGACCAGTGGAACAACCGCTGGCGGCGCGAGGTCATCGCGGCGGCACGCTGAGCGACAAGCGATGAGCTATCTCGAACTCGCCGGGCTGCAGAAGCGTTACGGCAATGCGACCGCGGTCGACGACGTCTCGCTGTCGGTGGAGCAGGGCGAATCCGTCGCCCTGCTCGGCCCCTCCGGCTGCGGCAAGACCACGACACTTCGCATGCTCGCGGGGCTGATCGAGCCGAATCGCGGCACGATGACGCTCGACGGCCGCGAGATCACCCGGTTGCCGGCCCATAAGCGCAACATGGGCTACGTCTTCCAGTCCTATGCGCTGTTCCCGCATCTTTCGGTCGGCCGCAACATCGCCTTCGGTCTGGAGGAGCGGGGCGTTTCCCGCGCCGAGATCGACAAGCGCGTTCAGGAGGGGCTTACGCTGGTCCGGCTCGGCGGCCTGGAGCAGCGGCGGCCCCGGGAATTGTCCGGCGGCCAGCAGCAGCGCGTCGCGCTCGCCCGCGCGCTGGTGATCCAGCCCTCGGTACTCCTGCTCGACGAATCCCTGTCCAATCTCGACGCCAAGCTGCGTGATGCGATGCGCCACGAGATCCGCTCGATCCAGCGCTCGCTCGGCATCACCACGCTTTTCGTCACGCATGACCAGGTCGAGGCGCTGACGATGTGCGACCGGATCGCGGTGATGCATCGCGGCCGCATCGCCCAGATCGGCAGTGCCGAGGATATCTACGACCGGCCGGCGACGCGGTTCGTGGCCGAGTTCGTCGGGCGCGCCAATGTGCTGCCGCTCGCCCGCGGCGCGCAGGGCGGCGCCACCGTCTGGGGGCAAGCAGTGCCGGTTGATGCGGCTGACGATGCCGATCTGTTCGTGCGGCCGCAGCGCATGCGGATCGTGCCGATGTCCGAGCCGGCCGGCGGCGATACGGCGCGTTTGACGGGCCGTGTGCTGCGCAGCGTCTTCGTCGGCGACCATGTGGAGGTGCTGGTCGAGGGCGCGGGCGGCCAGCTTACGGTCGAGATGCCCTCCGGCTCCGCCGCGCCGGCCGAGGGGAGCGACGTCGCGGTCGTCTGGCCGCGGGCCGAGAGCCGCGTCTTCGCGCGCGAGGCCGCATGACCGCCTCGCGCCGCCTGCCATTGCTGCTCATCCCGGCGACGCTGTTCCTGCTCGTCATCTATATCTGGCCGTCGCTCGGGCTGTTCCGCAATGCCTTCAACGAGGTCGGGCCGACCGGTGCGATGGTCGAAGCCTTGTCGCTGGAGACCTGGCGCGCGACTTTCCATGACAGCTTCACCTTCGAGCTGACGCTGAATTCGCTCTGGCTCTCGACGGTTTCGACGTTGATCGCCCTGTGCATGGCCTATCCCGTCTCGCTGTTCCTGTTCCGCACCGAGTCCCGTTTCCGCGGACTGCTCGCGGTGGTCGCGATCATGCCGATGCTGGTCTCCGGCGTGGTGCGCGTCTTCGGCTGGCTCGCCATTCTCGGCGATCGCGGACTGGTCAACACCACGCTGCAATCGCTCGGCCTGATCTCGACGCCGCTGAAGCTCGTCTTCAACTGGACCGGCGTGACCATCGGCCTCGCCGAGAGCATCATGCCCTATATGATCCTGGCGCTGCTCGCCGGCTTCGGCCGGCTCGACCGCACGCTGGAGGAAGCGGCGCGCTCGCTCGGCGCCTCGCCGTTCCGCACGTTCAGGCGCGTTACCCTGCCGCTCAGCCTGCCGGCGATCGCGCTGGCTGCCGGCTTGGGCTTCGTCCTCTCGATGTCGGCCTATATCACGCCGAAGCTGCTCGGCGGCGGACGCGTCTTCGTGCTGGCGACGGAGATATTCGAGCAGGCGACGACCAACACGAACTGGCCGGTCGCGGCCGTGCTGGCGATCTACACGCTCGTGCTGCTGCTCGCCCTGCTCGTCGTCTCCAATGTGGTGGCACGGAGGCTGCAGCGATGACCGGGGCGGGGCGCGTTCTCTCCAGCTTCGCGGCGCTGGTCTATGTGCTGATCCTGGCGCCGATCGTCGTCGTGGTCATGCTGGCCTTCTCGGCTGACAACTTCATCCTGTTTCCGCCTTCCGGTTATTCGCTGCGCTGGTTCCAGCAGCTTGCGGGCCATGCGCCGTTGCAGGCAGCTCTCTGGCTCAGCGTGCGGATTGCGGCGGTGGTGACATTGCTCTCGCTCGCCATCGGCGTGCCCGCTGCGCTCGCCCTGGCGAAGGGACGCTTTCCGGGTAGGGACGCGCTCACCGGCTTCTTCGTCGCGCCGCTCCTGCTGCCGACATTGATCACTGGACTGGCGCTGCTGCTGTTCTTCTCGCCGTTGAAGCTGACGGCCACGCTGCCCGGCCTCGTGCTCGGCCATATGACGGTGACCGTGCCCTTCGTGATCCGGATGATGGCGACGGCGCTCAGCAACCTGCCCGACGATATCGAGGCCGCCGCCGCCACCCTCGGCGCCACGCCCTGGCGGGTGGTGCGACGGGTGACGCTGCCGCTCGCGACGCCCGGCCTGATCGCCTGCGCCTGCCTGTCCTTCCTGCTTTCCTTCGACGAGACGGTGATCTCGCTCTTCATCGCCGGTCCGCGCGCCTCGACCCTGCCGGTCGAGATGGTGCGCTATGTCGAGGGCCGCACCGATCCGCTCATCGCGGCTCTGTCCGTGGTGCTCATCGTCGCGACGCTTGCCGTCGTTCTCGTGGTCGAACGCCTGGTCGGCGTCGCCCGTGCTGTCGGAAAGTAGGAGAGGCCCATGCCCGATTATCGTATTGAAGCCATGCCCGAGCAGCTCCCGGCCGCTCTGGTCGAGAAGCTGCAGAAGGTCGAGACCGCGACCATCGGCCATTCCCAGCACTGGGGCTTCATGGATCGTCGCATCCAGCCGCTGCTGCGCGGCAAGCGCATCGCCGCGGCGGCCGTGACGCTGGCGATCCCCGGGCAGGATTCCACCCTGCTGCATCATACGCTCGGCCTGCTGCGCCCCGGCGACATCCTCGTCGTCGACCGGCTCGGCGACGACAAGCATGCCTGCTGGGGCGGCGGAGTCACCGTCGCGGCGAAGGCGGCCGGCGCAGTCGGCGGCATCGTCGATGGACCCTGCACCGATCTTGCCGAGATCGAGGATTCCGATTTCCCGATGTGGTGCCGCGGCATGTCGCCGATCACCACGCGGCTCTACAATCTCGGCGGCACGCTCAACCTGCCGATCTCCTGCGGCAATGTCCCGGTCAAGGCCGGCGATGTGATCCTCGCCGACGAATCCGGCGTGCTGGTGCTGCCGCGCGCGGAGGCCGAGGCGATCGCCGACGCCGCCATCGCCCGGCAGGAGCGGGGCGAGCGCAGCCAGGCGCGGGTGAAGGCCGGCGAGAAGCTCGGCGACATCTCCGGCGCGACCAAGATGGTGCTCGACGCCATCGCCGCAGCGAAAGGCTGACGAGGCCGGCCATGAACGCTCCCGTTTCCGTTCCGCGCGTCGCCGACTTCACCTGCGAGAAGAAGCCGGCGACCGGCTCGCGCGGCATGGTCGTCACCAACCATCCGCTCGCCTCGGCGGCCGGCGCGCAAATCCTGCTCGCCGGCGGCAATGCCATCGACGCAGCCGTCGCCTCGCTCTTCGCGCTGACGGTGGCCGAGCCGATGATGGTCGGCATCCTCGGCGGTGGCCTGAGCCATATCCGGCTCGCCGACGGGCGCCATGTCGTGATCGACAATCTCTCGACCGCGCCGGGCAAGGCGGCGGCGGACATGTACGAGTGCCTGTCCGACGAGATCGGCAAGCAGCGCGACACGCGCGACCGCGAGAACGTGGTCGGGGCGAAGGCGGTCGCGGTTCCAGGCGCGCTCAAGGGCTGGTGCGAGGCGCTCGCCCGCTTCGGCACACTGCCGCTGGCCGATGTTCTCCAGCCGGCGATCGGGCTGGCCGAGCGTGGCTTCGTCGTCACGCCCTATCTCTCGAACTGCATCACCGACAATGCAGCCGATCTCGCGCGTGACCCCGGTCTCGCGGCGATGCTGCTGCCGGACGGCAAGTCGCTCCAGCCGGGCATGCGGCTCGTCCAGCCCGACTATGCGGCGAGCCTGAGGCTGATCGCGGCGGAAGGGCCTGAGGCGCTCTATGGTGGCAAGCTCGGGCGGGCGCTGACCGACTACATGGCGAAAAATGGCGGGCTGATCGATCAGGCCGATCTCGCCAATTACCGCATCGAACTGCGCGAGCCGATCCGCGGCTCCTATCGCGGCTACGAGATCATCGGTCCGCCGCCGCCCTCGTCATCCGGCGTGCATATCGCGCAGATGCTCAACATCCTCGAAGGCTACGATATCGGCTCGCTCGGCTTCGGCTCGACGGATGCCGTGCATCTGCTGGCCGAGGCCCTGAAGATCGCCTTCGCCGACCGCGCCGTGGCGACCGCCGATCCGGCCTTCGTCAAGGTTCCGGTCAACAGGCTGATCGACAAGGCCTATGCCGACGAGCGCCGCGCCCTGATCGCGATGGGGCAGGCAAAGAGCTGGACGGCCGGGCTCTCCGGCGGCGAATCCGCCGACACGACCCATGTCACCGTCGCGGATGCGATGGGCAATGTCGTCAGCGCGACGCAGACGATCAACGGGCTGTTCGGCGCCTGCGTGCAGATTCCGGCCACCGGCATGATCGCCAACAACTACATGTATAATTTCGATCCGCATCCCGGCCGGGCGCTCTCGATCGCGCCGGGCAAGCGGGTCTTCACCTCGATGGCGCCGATGATGGCGGTGAAGGACGGCCGGCTCGCATTCGCGCTGGGGCTGCCCGGCGCCTTGCGGATATTCCCTTCGGCCCTGCAGGCGATCGTCAACCTGATCGACCACCGCATGAGCCTGCAGGAAGCGGTCGAGGCGCCGCGCGTCTGGACCGAGGGCGGCGTGCTGGAACTCGAGGAAGCGATCCCCGAGACCGTGGCGCAGGCGCTGATCGCGCGTGGCCACAAGGTGGTGCGCTCGCCCCGCGTCGCCGGCGGCATGAACGCCATCGCTTTCAATCCGGACGGCACCTTGACCGGCGCCGCCTGCTGGCGCGCCGACGGCACACCCGTCGCCATTTCC includes:
- a CDS encoding ABC transporter permease produces the protein MTASRRLPLLLIPATLFLLVIYIWPSLGLFRNAFNEVGPTGAMVEALSLETWRATFHDSFTFELTLNSLWLSTVSTLIALCMAYPVSLFLFRTESRFRGLLAVVAIMPMLVSGVVRVFGWLAILGDRGLVNTTLQSLGLISTPLKLVFNWTGVTIGLAESIMPYMILALLAGFGRLDRTLEEAARSLGASPFRTFRRVTLPLSLPAIALAAGLGFVLSMSAYITPKLLGGGRVFVLATEIFEQATTNTNWPVAAVLAIYTLVLLLALLVVSNVVARRLQR
- a CDS encoding ABC transporter ATP-binding protein, with amino-acid sequence MSYLELAGLQKRYGNATAVDDVSLSVEQGESVALLGPSGCGKTTTLRMLAGLIEPNRGTMTLDGREITRLPAHKRNMGYVFQSYALFPHLSVGRNIAFGLEERGVSRAEIDKRVQEGLTLVRLGGLEQRRPRELSGGQQQRVALARALVIQPSVLLLDESLSNLDAKLRDAMRHEIRSIQRSLGITTLFVTHDQVEALTMCDRIAVMHRGRIAQIGSAEDIYDRPATRFVAEFVGRANVLPLARGAQGGATVWGQAVPVDAADDADLFVRPQRMRIVPMSEPAGGDTARLTGRVLRSVFVGDHVEVLVEGAGGQLTVEMPSGSAAPAEGSDVAVVWPRAESRVFAREAA
- a CDS encoding RraA family protein; its protein translation is MPDYRIEAMPEQLPAALVEKLQKVETATIGHSQHWGFMDRRIQPLLRGKRIAAAAVTLAIPGQDSTLLHHTLGLLRPGDILVVDRLGDDKHACWGGGVTVAAKAAGAVGGIVDGPCTDLAEIEDSDFPMWCRGMSPITTRLYNLGGTLNLPISCGNVPVKAGDVILADESGVLVLPRAEAEAIADAAIARQERGERSQARVKAGEKLGDISGATKMVLDAIAAAKG
- a CDS encoding ABC transporter permease, with translation MTGAGRVLSSFAALVYVLILAPIVVVVMLAFSADNFILFPPSGYSLRWFQQLAGHAPLQAALWLSVRIAAVVTLLSLAIGVPAALALAKGRFPGRDALTGFFVAPLLLPTLITGLALLLFFSPLKLTATLPGLVLGHMTVTVPFVIRMMATALSNLPDDIEAAAATLGATPWRVVRRVTLPLATPGLIACACLSFLLSFDETVISLFIAGPRASTLPVEMVRYVEGRTDPLIAALSVVLIVATLAVVLVVERLVGVARAVGK
- a CDS encoding cephalosporin acylase I produces the protein MNAPVSVPRVADFTCEKKPATGSRGMVVTNHPLASAAGAQILLAGGNAIDAAVASLFALTVAEPMMVGILGGGLSHIRLADGRHVVIDNLSTAPGKAAADMYECLSDEIGKQRDTRDRENVVGAKAVAVPGALKGWCEALARFGTLPLADVLQPAIGLAERGFVVTPYLSNCITDNAADLARDPGLAAMLLPDGKSLQPGMRLVQPDYAASLRLIAAEGPEALYGGKLGRALTDYMAKNGGLIDQADLANYRIELREPIRGSYRGYEIIGPPPPSSSGVHIAQMLNILEGYDIGSLGFGSTDAVHLLAEALKIAFADRAVATADPAFVKVPVNRLIDKAYADERRALIAMGQAKSWTAGLSGGESADTTHVTVADAMGNVVSATQTINGLFGACVQIPATGMIANNYMYNFDPHPGRALSIAPGKRVFTSMAPMMAVKDGRLAFALGLPGALRIFPSALQAIVNLIDHRMSLQEAVEAPRVWTEGGVLELEEAIPETVAQALIARGHKVVRSPRVAGGMNAIAFNPDGTLTGAACWRADGTPVAISGGLARAGARFTI